Sequence from the Hamadaea flava genome:
GCACCGGACCGGCGGGCACGATGACCTCGCCGGCCCCCAGCGGACACCGGCCGGACAGGAGGCGTACGTGGGCGCAGGCGTTCTCGCGGTAGACCAGCGCACTGCGCTCGGGGCCGAAGCCCATGACCGAGACGCTGGCGGCGTAGACCGCTGTGTAGTCGGGCAGCCGCCGGGTCGACTCGGTCACCGCCTGCACCGTCGACGCCGCGTCGTTCCCGCCGGCCAGCGAGAACAGCCGCTCACTCGCGGGCGCCGCCCGGATCTCGTCCTCGGCGATGCTGTCGGCCACCGACCGGGGGTACGCCGCCCCCAGCGCGGCGAGCACGCCGATCGCCAGACACAGCAGCGCTATCGCGGCGTACGCGCGGCGGCGTTCCCGCAGAGCCAGCATCAGCAGCGCGATCACCGGGCGCCTCCATCGATCAGGGCCTGGCGGGCCAGGCGGCGAGCCGCGTACACGAGGACGGCGGCCAGCAGGGCGGCGGCGGCCAACGCGGTGAGGGCGAACGGGATGGTGGACAAGCCGTCCGGCGGGGCGAGCACCTTCCACCCGTCGGAGAACACTTCCGGTTTCGGCACCGGCAGCCACGCCGTCGCGGCGGCGGCGGCCAGCCCGGCCAGGACGGCGACCGCGGTGGGGACCGCGTACCCGAGCAGGCTGATCCGCCGCACCAGCCGGGCGTTCAACCCCTGGCGGCGCAACGCGGCGAGCTCGGCCGACCGCGTACGCCGTTCGACACTGGCCAGCAGCAGCAAGGCGACGGCCGAGATCAGCACGCCGAGCCCGAAGACGCCGAGCTGGAAGCGGCGTACGCCGGCCGGCCCCTGCCGGTTCAGCGCGCCCCGTTCGGCGTCCACCGTCGAGCCGCTCTGGACGTTCACGCCGCGCTGCTTCAGCGCGGCGACGAAGGCGTCGTCCCCGGCGTCGGCCAGCCAGACCTCGAGCTGCTCGTTGGCGACGGACACCCCGACGACCCGGTCGAAGTCGGCCAGGTCGACGATCGCGCCGTCCTCCGGGAAGCGCGGCAGTTTCGCCGTCGAGCCGACGATGTCGACGTCCGCCGGATCGGTCCCGGACAGTTCCAGCTGGGCCCGGTTGTTGCGCCCGTTGCGGCCGACGAGTCCGGTGGTCAACGCGGCGAGCGTCGGCTGAGCCGGGTACGCCCGCATCTCGCAGGTGCCGCGGAGGTGGTTGGGGTCGTCGCAGCCGGGCGGCGCGGTCAGCGTCAGGCCCTCGGCCGACCCGTCCAGGATCGGGCCGAGCACGCGGGTGTTGGAGCTGCCCGTCCAGTGCTGCCGGTCGCCCAGCTTCGCCGCGTCCAGCAGCTCACGACCGTCCTGCCGGACCCCGTGGAGGCTGACTCGCGTACCCCAGAGGACGGCCGCCTGAGGGGAACCTTCCCGGGCAGCGGACAGGCCGAGCCACATCAGGCGGCAGCCACCGGCGCACTCACTGACGTCGACCCGATAGTCGTGCCGCCCCTCCTGCAACGGGCCGAACCGCGCGACGACCCGGCCGCCGGTGGCGGAGACCAGCGCCGCCTGGGCATAGACGTCCCCGGTGATCTCGGTCGGCGGCGGGACCGGCAGATCGGCCGGCGGGAAGTCCGGGTTCTCCGACTTCACCGACTGCGTCCGGTCGCCGAGGGCGTACACCTTGCGGTCGAAGGACGCGGTGAGCTGGAGGGCGCCGTCGGCGACCTGAACCGCATCGTCCACAGCGGACGGTGTACGCGGCAGCGCGCCGTACTCCGGCCGCCAGTCGGCGACCTCGGCCAGCCGGGCGGTGTCCACCGCCAGCAGTTGCGGCGAGAAGCCGACCGTGCCGGGGAAGTAGCTGACGGCCATCCCGCGGGTGCCGGCCGGATCGATCTCGCGTACGGCGTCGAGCAGGTTCTTCCGGCTGACCCCGTCGACGCGCAGCACCCGGTCCGCGCCGAGCTCCTGTTCGGCTCGGGCGGTGACGGCCTGCTCACCCCGGACCATGTCGCCCATCGCGGTGGTGAGCCCGGCGACCGCGACCACGAGCAGGGTGACCACCCAGCGCAGGGTCGGCCGCCGCCGCGCGGACAGCCCGGCGACCGCAACGGTCAGCCGACCCGAACGCATCGCGGCCGAACCGGCCCGGCCGGAAAGCCACAGGACGAACCGGGCGGCCACCAGACCGACCGCGATCGCCAGCAGCGCGGGGACCATGGTCGCGGTGACCGACCCGCTCCGCAGCGACTCGACCGTGGTGAGCTGCCAGACGCCGACCGCGAACAACGTGACGATGACGAGTTCGGCCGCGTCGACCGCCCGGCCGCGTACGCGCGGCGGCACGTTGCGCAGCAACTCGACGACCGGCGACCGCAGTGACCGGAGTTCGGAGAGCCAGGCCAACGCGAGAGCGGCCAGCAGCACCCCGCCGAACAGCTCGGCGCTCTGGGTGAGCGCCAGGTCGAGGTCGTCCGGCCAGACGACCGGCCCGATGACGGCCCGCACCCAGGCGTACCCGGCGGCCGCGCCCAGCACCGCCCCGCCGAGCATCACGCCGACGGTCTGCCCCATCGTCGCGGTCCACACCCGCCAGCGGCGTACGCCCCGGAGCTTCACCAAAGCGAGGTCGGTACGCCGGGCGGCGACTGTCTGGCGTACCACGACGAGCAGGGCGAACCAGGCCAGCAGCACGAATCGGCCGGTGGCGGCGACGATGCCCGCGCTCATCTCGTTCTGCACCGTGTTGATGACGGCCGGCACCTCACCGGCCGAGGAGATCCACGAAAGCGTCCAGCTCGACTCGCCGGCGTCCAGCGCGCCCAGGCGACCGCCCAGCCCCGGGGTGTACGCCCCCAGCCCCAGTTCGATGTCGACGGTGGTCGTCGGCCGGGCGGTCGGCAGGTGGTCGAAGGTCGCCGGCGCGACCAGGAACGGGTCGATGGTCCGGGAGTCGTGGTCCCAGACGCCGGACCAGTAGCGGTCGTCGGCGCGGACGGGCCGGTAGAGGCCGACGACGGTCAGCTCGGCGACCTCGCTGGAGTCGTCGATCTTCATGGCGAACTTGTCGCCGACGGCCAGGCCCAGCGAACGGGCGACGCCGTCGCTGATGAGGATCTGGCCCGCCTCGGTCGGGCAGGCGCCCTCGACGACGGCGTGCTCGCAGGCGCCCTGTCGCGTGACGAGCGCGCCCTTGGCTCCCGCGCCCGACCGCAGGATCGGCCCGGTCAGCCGCAGGCCGGTGATGGGCGCCGTGTGATCGGTGCCGGTCGCCTTCTCGACGACCTTCATCACCTTGTCCACCGGCACCCGCCCGTTCGGCAGGTCGGAGCTACGCGGGCTCCCGCTGAGGTGCACCATGCGCTGTTCGGTCGAGGCTCCCGCGACGATGCGCGCGGCGAGCTGCTCAGCGGAGGCGAAGACGTACCACGGCGCGGCCGCGGCTGTCCCCACGGCCAACGCGGTCAGGACGCCAACGGTGAGCGCCTGCGCGCGGCGGCCCCACACCGCGTCCCAGAGGAGTCGGATCACGCGGGAAGGACAGCCTTGCCGCGCCGATCCTTTGTCAGCGCGAGGTGATCGTTACCTTTTCGTGATCCACGTTGGGTGGCCCCGTTACCTGCGGATCATGGATACGCAGGTGAAACCGTCCCACGATCGCCGGCAGATCCATGATCCGCACCCTGAACAACACCGATCAAGGCGGGTTACCGGCCAGTTCGGGACGACTTAGCGATCGTTCAGGAATGTCGCATACCATCGGGCCATGGACGCAGACGAGATCCGGGCGGGCCGCGACCGCTGGCAGGCCCGGTACGACGCCGCCAAGACCCGGCACGCCGACTTCACGACCCTCTCGGGGACCGAGGTCGAGCCGGTCTACGGCCCGCCGGCGGGCGCCACCGTGCCCGGTTTCGAGCGCATCGGCTGGCCCGGCGAGTACCCGTTCACCCGCGGCCTCTACCCCACCGGGTACCGCGGGCGGACCTGGACCATCCGCCAGTTCGCCGGGTTCGGCAACGCGGCGCAGACCAACGCGCGCTACCACCAGATCCTCAACGCGGGCGGCGGCGGCCTCTCGGTCGCGTTCGACATGCCGACCCTGATGGGCCGCGACTCCGACGACTCCCGCTCGCTGGGCGAGGTCGGCCACTGCGGCGTCGCGATCGACTCGGTCGCCGACATGGAGGTGCTCTTCTCGGGCATCGACCTGGCGGCGGTCACCACCTCGATGACCATCAGCGGACCGGCTGTCCCGATCTTCTGCATGTACCTGGTCGCGGCCGAGCGGCAGGGCATCGCCGACACCTCGGTCCTCGACGGCACGCTGCAGACCGACATCTTCAAGGAGTACATCGCCCAGAAGGAGTGGCTGTTCGCCCCCGAACCGCACCTCCGGCTCATCGGCGATCTCATGGAGTACTGCGCGCAGCGCATCCCCCGCTACAAGCCGCTGTCGGTCTCGGGCTACCACATCCGCGAG
This genomic interval carries:
- a CDS encoding FtsX-like permease family protein, whose amino-acid sequence is MIRLLWDAVWGRRAQALTVGVLTALAVGTAAAAPWYVFASAEQLAARIVAGASTEQRMVHLSGSPRSSDLPNGRVPVDKVMKVVEKATGTDHTAPITGLRLTGPILRSGAGAKGALVTRQGACEHAVVEGACPTEAGQILISDGVARSLGLAVGDKFAMKIDDSSEVAELTVVGLYRPVRADDRYWSGVWDHDSRTIDPFLVAPATFDHLPTARPTTTVDIELGLGAYTPGLGGRLGALDAGESSWTLSWISSAGEVPAVINTVQNEMSAGIVAATGRFVLLAWFALLVVVRQTVAARRTDLALVKLRGVRRWRVWTATMGQTVGVMLGGAVLGAAAGYAWVRAVIGPVVWPDDLDLALTQSAELFGGVLLAALALAWLSELRSLRSPVVELLRNVPPRVRGRAVDAAELVIVTLFAVGVWQLTTVESLRSGSVTATMVPALLAIAVGLVAARFVLWLSGRAGSAAMRSGRLTVAVAGLSARRRPTLRWVVTLLVVAVAGLTTAMGDMVRGEQAVTARAEQELGADRVLRVDGVSRKNLLDAVREIDPAGTRGMAVSYFPGTVGFSPQLLAVDTARLAEVADWRPEYGALPRTPSAVDDAVQVADGALQLTASFDRKVYALGDRTQSVKSENPDFPPADLPVPPPTEITGDVYAQAALVSATGGRVVARFGPLQEGRHDYRVDVSECAGGCRLMWLGLSAAREGSPQAAVLWGTRVSLHGVRQDGRELLDAAKLGDRQHWTGSSNTRVLGPILDGSAEGLTLTAPPGCDDPNHLRGTCEMRAYPAQPTLAALTTGLVGRNGRNNRAQLELSGTDPADVDIVGSTAKLPRFPEDGAIVDLADFDRVVGVSVANEQLEVWLADAGDDAFVAALKQRGVNVQSGSTVDAERGALNRQGPAGVRRFQLGVFGLGVLISAVALLLLASVERRTRSAELAALRRQGLNARLVRRISLLGYAVPTAVAVLAGLAAAAATAWLPVPKPEVFSDGWKVLAPPDGLSTIPFALTALAAAALLAAVLVYAARRLARQALIDGGAR